GATGGCGAGCGGCGCGCCGAAAATGTCGCCGACATAGTGGGAATAGTAGGACCAGTTGGTGCCGAACTGGAATTCCATGGTGATGCCGGTGGCAACGCCCAGCACGAAGTTGATACCGAACAGCTTGCCCCAGAAGCGCGTGACGGTGCGCCAGATCTCACGGCCCGTCATCACATAGATGCTCTCCATGATGACGAGGATGAAGGAGAGGCCGAGCGTCAGGGGGACGAACAGGAAATGGTATAGCGCGGTCAGGGCGAACTGCAGCCGGGAGAGTTCGATCACGGCCATGTCCATGGCAAGACTCCTTGCGTTCCGGCCCGGCTTCCATGGGTGTCCTGAGTCGGTTGAAAAAATTATGATTAGCCGTTACTCGTAATTGAGTATATGAGCAAGGCATTAGATAGGCAGGTGCCGGTCCTTTTCTGGATCGGGGACAGCGGCGCGGCGATCCTCATGGCGGCCGCGCTCGCCTGCGCCGTGGCATCTGCGGAACAGGGCGGCCATGGCCATCTTCTGCTTGCCGTGGGCGGATTGATCGCCGCGGCCCTGCTTCGCGGCGGTCTTCAGATCGGTGCGGTCCATGCCGGTGAAGGCGCCGCAGTGCGCACCAGGACGAACTGGCGCCGGCGGGTTTTCCCGCATGTGCTTGTTGCGCCGCCGGGCGATCGCCGGATGTTGGGCGAGGCGGTGGCCGATGCCGTCGACCGGATCGAGGACCTGGGCGGCTTCCATTCCCGCTTCCTCCCTCTGCGCCGCGCCGCTGTCCTCTCTCCGCTCATCATCGCGATTGCCGCCGCATTGGGAAGCTGGATTGCCAGCGCGATTATGCTCGCGACGCTGGTTCCCTTCGCCCTGGGTATGGCGCTTGCCGGGACGGCGGCTGCGCGTGCCGCCGCGCGCCAGCTCGACGCGCTCAGCCGCCTGTCGGGCCTGTTCGTCGACCGGGTGCGCGCGCTTCCCGTGATTGTGGGCTTTGGCGCGCAGGAGCGCATCAGCCGCCACCTTGCCGACGCGACGCGCGAGGTCGCTGCGCGCACGATCGACGTGCTGAAGGTCGCGTTCGTGTCGAGCGCGGTGATCGAGTTCTTCGCGGCGCTGTCGGTGGCGCTGGTCGCGCTCTATTGCGGCTTCAACCTGCTGGGTATCCTGCCGTTCCCGGCTCCTGAAAAGCTGTCGCTGGGCCAGGCCCTGTTCGTCCTCGTCCTCGCGCCTGAATTCTACCTGCCCATGCGCCGCCTTGCCGCTGCCTATCACGACAAGCAGGTCGGGGAGGCTGCGGTCGAGCGCCTTGAAGCTCTTGCGCCTGCAGTGCTGCCCGCGCCGAAAGTCGCCA
This genomic window from Caenibius tardaugens NBRC 16725 contains:
- the cydD gene encoding thiol reductant ABC exporter subunit CydD; this translates as MSKALDRQVPVLFWIGDSGAAILMAAALACAVASAEQGGHGHLLLAVGGLIAAALLRGGLQIGAVHAGEGAAVRTRTNWRRRVFPHVLVAPPGDRRMLGEAVADAVDRIEDLGGFHSRFLPLRRAAVLSPLIIAIAAALGSWIASAIMLATLVPFALGMALAGTAAARAAARQLDALSRLSGLFVDRVRALPVIVGFGAQERISRHLADATREVAARTIDVLKVAFVSSAVIEFFAALSVALVALYCGFNLLGILPFPAPEKLSLGQALFVLVLAPEFYLPMRRLAAAYHDKQVGEAAVERLEALAPAVLPAPKVAIEGPPALRFDGVVIDYGETAIGPFTLDVAAGTSLALRGSTGIGKSSLLHALLGLAPIGKGRVLIDGRDAADVALSGHVGWAGQSVAFVPGTLADNIRLARPDAEDAAVEAVAHRAGLGPMIEARGQGLALPLDHRGSGLSGGERRRVGIARVLLKDAPLWLLDEPTADLDAGSAADIARILASAAKGRTVLIVTHSTELAAIADSEAVLS